The segment CCAAACGGTTCGTGATATCTCGAGTCCCTTTTTCCGCCGTTAAAAATCGTAAAAATTTTAGGCCTTTGGAATGATATCGAATCACGGCTTCTGCAGGGTAATTCTTGGCGCTTTCGGAAGTACAAGTATTGATGGTCGAAAACATCGGTATTAAATACTGGTCTTCGAATTCTCGCGAATACTGAAACTTATGCAAAAAATCGGAAATCGTCAGCTGTTCTTCATTCAATGTTTCTAATTGAGTTTCCGATTCCTCGTAAAATCGCATCGCATCCGAAAATATCTTCCTCGATTTGGAATTTGAGAAGCAAGCGATATAGGGTATCGGAAAAAAATTTCCTCCTAACGCAAAGGTCGAGAATCCGAAATAAGTCGTTCCGTCTCCGTAGTTTAAGGAAAATGAATAGTCGACGGGCCTAACGGCGATATCCGCCTCTTTGAATAAGTCGAGGAGACACGGGTAATAATTTTTTTTAAAAGCTCGAAAGGGGACGTCGATTCTAATCGATTTACCGTTCCAATCCAAATCGGTTCCGTGAGCATCCATTCCTACAAGAGAATGCCTTTCGATTAGCGTAACTTCGTGCTCTTTTCCCAAATACCAACAAGCGCTAAGACCTGCTATCCCGCTACCTATGATTGCAATTTTCATTCGTAATTCACTATCTCAATGGAAAAAGGAAATTCAAGGTAAAAGCTACGTATCCGGAAGAGGAACTACAAAAATAGGAATGAATCTCGGAATTATTCTTCGATTTTAAGGGCTGTTCTCCTTTTTTAGCGATTCCATCCCGACTCAGGTTTACGAATTTAATTTCCCTTATAGATCGACTACGAAAGAAAAATCCGAAGGAGAAAGTTTCATTTAGGTCGCTTATCAAAGTATAAATTCTTGAATTTCCGAGAACGTAGAATGTGCCTACGAATATTATGAATTCATCGCCTACATCATGAAGTTGTTGGAAATTTTTTACGTAATCGGAAGAGGCGATTCTAACAGATCGGTTTTAGTTGGCAAATTCGGGGGGTCTTGGAACTCTGGTATTATCCCCCTTTCTTCTTCGGAAGTTGCCTAAACGGATAGGTAGGTTTTATGATCAGCGTCTCAGGTCTTTCCCTAAATTTTGGTAAGAAGGTCCTCTTTGAAAACGTAACCTTGAAGTTCAAAGAGGGGTGTCGTTACGGCTTGATCGGAGCTAACGGATCCGGTAAATCGACTTTCATGAAAATTCTAGCCGGCTTGGAACAAGCGGCAGCAGGTTCGATTGCGATAGATGTAGGCGTTAAGGTCGGCTACCTTAAACAGGATCATTACGAATACGAAAACGAAACCGTACTAAATACGGTCATGATGGGTAATAAAGACCTTTGGGAGATCGCTAAGGAAAGAGACGAGATTTATTCCAAACCCGAAATGTCGGATGAGGACGGAATTCGAGTTTCCGAACTGGAAGAATCCTTCGGCGAAATGGGCGGATACGAAGCCGAAAGTGTCGCGGGTGAATTACTCGAAGGTCTTGGGATTCCGACCAACATCCACAGCCAAACCCTTTCTTTTTTAACCGGAGGATTCAAACTTCGGGTCCTATTGGCGCAGGTTTTATTCCAAAAACCTGATGTATTACTCTTGGACGAACCTACCAACCACTTGGATATCAAAACCATTCATTGGCTGGAATCTTTTCTTTTAAATTATAAGGGAGTCGTTGTGGTGATATCCCACGACCGTCACTTCATTAACTCGATAGCTACTCATATTGCGGATTTGGATTACCAGACTATGACGGTATATCCGGGAAATTACGACGAATATATGGAAGCGGCCCAAGCCTCTCGTGAGAGAAGCGTTGCAGATAATAAACGTGCTAAGGAAAAAATCGCCGAGTTACAGGAGTTTGTCAGCCGGTTTAGCGCCAACGCTGCTAAATCGAAGCAGGCGACTTCTCGTCAGAAGATGATTGAAAAGATCAAAGATAATATGGTGGAAATTCGTCCGTCCTCGAGACAGTTTCCGTACATCGTCTTTAAGATGAAACGTCCTCTCGGTAAGGACGTGATTATCGCCGACGAAATTTCCAAGGGTTATGAAGACAGAGTCATATTTAAGAACTTTACCATTAATATTACGAAAGGTGAAAAGATCGCCATTATCGGCACCAACGGCGTAGGTAAAACAACGCTTCTTAAAACTTTAATGAAGGAAATCGAACCGGACTCCGGAACGGTGGTTTTTGGCGAATCGGTAGAAGCTTCGGTATTTCCACAGGATCATCGCGAGGGAATCGGACAGGACGCGGATACGATCGTAGAGTGGTTATATCGGTATGCTCCTCCGGGAACAGAAATGGAAGAGATTCGAGCCATCTTAGGAAGAATGCTTTTTAGCGGAGAAATGGCAAAGAAGCCGACGCAAGTTCTTTCGGGAGGAGAAAAGTCCAGAATTATTCTCGGCAGGATGATTCTATCTCAGGACAATCTTCTCGCACTGGACGAACCCACCAATCACCTTGACCTTGAATCTATCGAATCGTTGAACTACGCGTTGACCAAGTTCGAAGGGACCGTATTATTCGTTTCTCATGACCGTGAATTTGTATCTTCGATTGCAACTCGAGTGCTTGAAGTGACTACCGAAGGTATTCGCGACTTTAAAGGAACTTACGAAGAATTTCTGGAGCGGGAAGGAGTGGAGTTCTACAAACGACTTGCTGGCGGTCCGGTTTTGGCGGAATCGAATTAATTTGCTACGATTGTAGATTCGCTTTCAGATAAGAGACTAGTTTATCCAAAGCGACTTTACGATGTGAAATCGTATTTTTCTTTTCTTCACTTACTTGTGAAAAACGAGCTTGGAATGCGGGAAAATAAAATACAGGATCGTAGCCGAACCCGAATCCAGTTCTATCATAATCTTCCGCGATTTTACCTCTGCATTCGCCTTCAAAAGTCGATTCGGAGTTGCCGTTGACAAGAGCAATCACGCAAACATATTTCGCGTCACGATTTTCTTTACCTTGCATTCTTTCCAAAAGGAGTCGAGCTCTTCCCTCATCGTCCAACCCTTCCCCCCCGAATCTCGCCGAATAGATTCCGGGTTCTCCGCCCAGAGCTTCGACACAGATACCCGAATCATCCGCTAAGGATGGAAGTTTGCAGAGAGAATATAATTCTCTGGCTTTAAGTAAGGCGTTTTCTTCAAAGGTGGCCCCGGTCTCTTCCGGATTGCATTCGACGCCAAGCTCTCTAGGAGTCTTTAGCTCGATTCCTAGAGGGCTTAATATGGACCGAATTTCTCGAATTTTATGAGCGTTATTGGATGCGATTGCGAGGGATTTCAATTTCCCAGTTTAAATTCATCAAAAGCGTCATCGATCGTTGGAACGACTTTGAACACTTTATCGAGCATCGTAATTTCAAAGAGTTGAAGCAGATCCTCATCGTTCACGACGATGATAATATCTCCTTCCGCAGAATTGAATTTTTTCTTATAAGAGACTAAAATCCCAAGAGCGGTCGAGCAGATATGACTAACTTCCGTAAGATCGATGATGACTTTAGGGGAGGGGTCGAAATTGTGATCGCTAAGGTTACGGTCCAGTTCCTCGCTGTCTGATTGGAGGATGGATCCGGAGATCTTGATGATATGAATGTCGTCTTGAACCGTAATTTCCATGTGAGTACCGAAACCTTGTGTGCCGATTTGAATTTTTTATAGCAAGCAAAAAAACATATTTTGCCGAGATTGCCGTCTTTCTTTTGTTAGGGTGAGGCTGAAAATCGAATTGTGCGGCGCTACTTCAGTGAAGTTTCGCTAGAAATGGAAGCGAATCCGATTTCATCCGACATAAAAAATGCAGTTACTAGTCTTTTATGGATTTCTTTCAAGACCGAAGAAGATGACTGTCGATTTTCGAAACGACAAGCCTATTTATCGAGCATTCTTCGACAGATCCCTAAAGGGATGGATGTAATGAATGCTCGTCGAGAAATTTGTATACTTTAGGCAATACTAACTCGTGAAATTCCCTGTTTAAACGCTCCTCTCCTCTGCAATCGAAATGGATCAAATCCACAAAAAGCTCTTTGGGATAACCGGCGCTAGGAAATGAAAAGAATTCGGCGTTCTTCCTGCCTTTTATTAGGGCTTCCACTTCCGAATAGATGGCTTTAGAATTTTTCGTATTCTCCAATTCTTGTATTCCGGGCATATATAGAAATCCGAAAAGAATTCCCTCTTTCTCGCAAAATTCTATCAATTCTATAAGCGAACTATAATCGTGAGGGGTGACGATATTTTGAGATTCAATCGATTTCTGTAATATATGTTTTACGTATTCCCTGGATTGAAAGGTTTGGAGTGGGTTCATCCGATTGGAAATATTATATTTTCCGTAATAAGTATCCAGCCATTCCTGAATCCTGAAATTGTCCTGTAGCTGAGAACCGGCAGGCAAGCATTGCCCCGCTTCGATCGCATCGCAGGAAGAGCAAGTTTTGATCCATTCGGAGGAGTCACGCTCCGTTTTCCAATTGGA is part of the Leptospira broomii serovar Hurstbridge str. 5399 genome and harbors:
- a CDS encoding STAS domain-containing protein encodes the protein MEITVQDDIHIIKISGSILQSDSEELDRNLSDHNFDPSPKVIIDLTEVSHICSTALGILVSYKKKFNSAEGDIIIVVNDEDLLQLFEITMLDKVFKVVPTIDDAFDEFKLGN
- a CDS encoding FAD-dependent oxidoreductase; this encodes MKIAIIGSGIAGLSACWYLGKEHEVTLIERHSLVGMDAHGTDLDWNGKSIRIDVPFRAFKKNYYPCLLDLFKEADIAVRPVDYSFSLNYGDGTTYFGFSTFALGGNFFPIPYIACFSNSKSRKIFSDAMRFYEESETQLETLNEEQLTISDFLHKFQYSREFEDQYLIPMFSTINTCTSESAKNYPAEAVIRYHSKGLKFLRFLTAEKGTRDITNRLASRASKILLNSEPKQIVLNGNKVRLLFDNHEEYFDRVVIAAPANRAVSMLPDEHARERELLSSFKYESSEVVTHSDPKFMPKQKKHWAPMCFALSKDGSRATATILLNKVLPEMSGKPVFQTWNPMIEPLPNSILSRSKFERPVIDLASKEMIRELKELQEMPGRKVWLCGSYARYGIPLLEAGVSTALDVKNWVESSIVKA
- the rdgB gene encoding RdgB/HAM1 family non-canonical purine NTP pyrophosphatase translates to MKSLAIASNNAHKIREIRSILSPLGIELKTPRELGVECNPEETGATFEENALLKARELYSLCKLPSLADDSGICVEALGGEPGIYSARFGGEGLDDEGRARLLLERMQGKENRDAKYVCVIALVNGNSESTFEGECRGKIAEDYDRTGFGFGYDPVFYFPAFQARFSQVSEEKKNTISHRKVALDKLVSYLKANLQS
- a CDS encoding ATP-binding cassette domain-containing protein, coding for MISVSGLSLNFGKKVLFENVTLKFKEGCRYGLIGANGSGKSTFMKILAGLEQAAAGSIAIDVGVKVGYLKQDHYEYENETVLNTVMMGNKDLWEIAKERDEIYSKPEMSDEDGIRVSELEESFGEMGGYEAESVAGELLEGLGIPTNIHSQTLSFLTGGFKLRVLLAQVLFQKPDVLLLDEPTNHLDIKTIHWLESFLLNYKGVVVVISHDRHFINSIATHIADLDYQTMTVYPGNYDEYMEAAQASRERSVADNKRAKEKIAELQEFVSRFSANAAKSKQATSRQKMIEKIKDNMVEIRPSSRQFPYIVFKMKRPLGKDVIIADEISKGYEDRVIFKNFTINITKGEKIAIIGTNGVGKTTLLKTLMKEIEPDSGTVVFGESVEASVFPQDHREGIGQDADTIVEWLYRYAPPGTEMEEIRAILGRMLFSGEMAKKPTQVLSGGEKSRIILGRMILSQDNLLALDEPTNHLDLESIESLNYALTKFEGTVLFVSHDREFVSSIATRVLEVTTEGIRDFKGTYEEFLEREGVEFYKRLAGGPVLAESN